From the genome of Deinococcus sp. AJ005, one region includes:
- a CDS encoding HAMP domain-containing protein gives MKYTVTIQQPVQAERRRALEQQLSERFSLSAEQAGRLSGRRTGRLMKPTSRARAELLLDVFQLAGAAVALEEVQEETQMLNEPFQGLAPSPATPFARNDAPDEAFLASPMPAPAWPGSPESTSASPFDNMSTAVVTNDPFSTSAFGGSSAQFSGGGLAVASPLTSMDTALGQTFGSASLTSSTPLSDMPPSDVWSDFTGALTMTDATATPAAPSSGMGSAAAMVPVVLPAGTGEAEPKGPRRSLTRQLTLGTLAPLALSSAVTLGVLALVLPAVQRQAAQEQARTLAAAVGANLGSGAQLSAQIGALAATPGVGFVRAEFPGGQTTLRAQDAGVGSQNRELSAWLGSHPNGGTLKLGGTQYVIAQATFRKNAAGKAEVMPAGAAQNTPVLRQVVVGVPNTQATSALRNALLLVLLAALLGLALGGWLAGRAARQITRPIERLVKAADAISMGDLSRPVHADQNDEIGDLSQALERMRQSLEAAMERLRRRRKT, from the coding sequence ATGAAATACACCGTGACCATTCAACAACCTGTGCAGGCCGAACGTCGGCGCGCACTGGAACAGCAACTGAGTGAGCGCTTCAGCCTCAGCGCCGAGCAGGCCGGGCGGCTGTCTGGACGCCGCACCGGACGCCTGATGAAGCCCACCAGCCGCGCCCGCGCAGAACTGCTGCTGGACGTGTTCCAGTTAGCAGGGGCGGCGGTGGCCCTGGAAGAGGTTCAGGAAGAGACCCAGATGCTCAACGAGCCGTTCCAGGGGCTGGCTCCCTCGCCCGCCACGCCGTTCGCCCGGAATGACGCCCCGGACGAGGCGTTCCTGGCCTCGCCGATGCCCGCGCCCGCCTGGCCCGGTTCGCCGGAAAGCACCTCGGCCTCACCCTTTGACAACATGTCCACCGCCGTGGTGACCAACGATCCCTTTTCCACGTCAGCTTTTGGGGGCAGCTCCGCTCAGTTTTCGGGCGGGGGTCTGGCGGTGGCCTCGCCCCTGACCAGCATGGACACGGCGCTGGGACAGACTTTCGGCAGCGCGTCCCTGACCTCCAGCACGCCGCTCTCCGACATGCCGCCCAGCGACGTCTGGTCAGATTTCACGGGCGCGCTGACCATGACCGACGCCACGGCCACACCGGCTGCACCATCGTCCGGGATGGGCAGCGCCGCAGCGATGGTGCCAGTGGTCCTTCCCGCCGGGACCGGGGAAGCCGAACCCAAAGGCCCGCGCCGCAGCCTGACGCGTCAGCTCACGCTGGGCACGCTGGCCCCACTGGCACTGTCGAGCGCCGTGACACTGGGTGTGCTGGCCCTGGTTCTGCCCGCTGTGCAGCGTCAGGCCGCGCAGGAGCAGGCCCGAACACTGGCCGCCGCCGTGGGGGCCAACCTGGGCAGCGGGGCACAGCTCAGTGCCCAGATTGGCGCGCTGGCCGCCACGCCGGGGGTGGGCTTCGTGCGGGCCGAGTTCCCCGGCGGCCAGACCACACTGCGCGCCCAGGACGCGGGTGTGGGCAGCCAGAACAGGGAACTGTCGGCCTGGCTGGGAAGCCACCCCAACGGCGGCACGCTGAAGCTGGGCGGCACCCAGTACGTGATCGCCCAGGCCACCTTCCGCAAGAACGCGGCAGGCAAGGCCGAGGTCATGCCGGCGGGGGCGGCCCAGAACACGCCCGTGCTGCGGCAGGTGGTGGTGGGCGTCCCGAACACCCAGGCCACCTCCGCCCTGCGCAACGCGCTGCTGCTGGTCCTGCTGGCGGCGCTGCTGGGTCTGGCCCTGGGGGGCTGGCTGGCTGGCCGCGCGGCCCGGCAGATCACCCGGCCCATTGAGCGGCTGGTCAAGGCCGCCGACGCCATCAGCATGGGGGACCTGTCGCGCCCGGTCCACGCTGATCAGAACGACGAAATCGGCGATCTGTCCCAGGCGCTGGAGCGCATGCGCCAGAGCTTGGAAGCCGCGATGGAACGTCTGCGCCGCCGCCGCAAGACCTGA
- a CDS encoding YqjF family protein — protein sequence MSPPPATLPWILRMAWHDLCFMHWPVDAQAIARTLPRGVTVDTHGGKAYLGVVPFRMADVAPRLVPGVPGLSAFPELNLRTYVTAGGEPGVWFYSLDAAQPLGVRLARRFFHLPYFDARMWVSREQGITRYASLRTHRGEPPARFAAAYRPIGGPVEAPPGSLEDWLTNRLNLYSADRRGQVYRGRIAHHAWPLRRAEALIHENTLADALGILLEGPPHLLHAEELRVHAHWLERVK from the coding sequence ATGTCCCCGCCGCCCGCCACCCTTCCCTGGATTCTCCGCATGGCCTGGCATGACCTGTGTTTCATGCACTGGCCGGTGGACGCGCAGGCCATTGCCCGTACCCTGCCGCGCGGCGTGACCGTCGATACCCACGGCGGCAAGGCGTATCTGGGCGTGGTGCCGTTCCGCATGGCAGACGTGGCCCCGCGCTTGGTGCCGGGTGTACCGGGCCTGAGCGCCTTTCCCGAACTGAACCTGCGGACCTATGTGACGGCAGGCGGCGAACCGGGCGTGTGGTTCTACAGTCTGGACGCCGCACAGCCGCTGGGGGTGAGGCTGGCGCGGCGGTTCTTCCATCTGCCCTACTTCGACGCCCGGATGTGGGTCTCGCGTGAGCAGGGCATCACACGCTACGCCAGTCTGCGGACGCATCGGGGCGAGCCGCCCGCACGTTTTGCCGCCGCCTACCGGCCCATCGGTGGGCCTGTCGAGGCCCCGCCCGGCAGCCTGGAAGACTGGCTGACCAACCGCCTGAACCTCTACAGCGCCGACAGGCGTGGGCAGGTCTACCGGGGCCGCATCGCACACCATGCATGGCCCCTGCGCCGCGCCGAGGCCCTGATCCACGAAAACACCCTGGCCGATGCGCTGGGCATCCTACTGGAGGGACCGCCCCATCTCCTGCACGCCGAGGAACTGCGCGTCCACGCCCACTGGCTGGAGCGGGTGAAGTAG
- a CDS encoding MarR family winged helix-turn-helix transcriptional regulator produces the protein MSLPPSSPLTDAELNSPELHFLTALWDTWQALTTVGEACLRRHELDLRSFIALSYLQGGPQQPADLARELGLPRYEISRVLSVLDALGAVTRERGAITHIGADGRGVIVRITPAGRERWAAALQTVRMLTGPPLAHLDGAQQLGLIQTLQGVAHAAQQQPQHTQEPTP, from the coding sequence GTGAGTCTTCCCCCCTCCTCTCCACTCACCGATGCCGAGCTGAACAGCCCCGAATTGCATTTCCTGACGGCGCTGTGGGATACCTGGCAGGCATTGACCACGGTAGGCGAGGCCTGCCTGCGCCGCCATGAACTGGACCTGCGGAGTTTTATCGCCCTGTCCTACCTGCAAGGCGGGCCGCAGCAGCCTGCCGATCTGGCCCGCGAACTGGGCCTGCCGCGCTACGAGATCAGCCGGGTACTGTCCGTGCTGGACGCGCTGGGGGCCGTGACCCGCGAACGTGGGGCCATCACACACATCGGGGCGGACGGACGCGGCGTGATCGTCCGCATCACCCCGGCTGGGCGTGAGCGCTGGGCCGCAGCCCTGCAAACCGTCCGCATGCTGACCGGACCCCCGCTAGCCCATCTGGACGGCGCCCAGCAGCTCGGCCTGATCCAGACCCTGCAAGGCGTGGCCCACGCCGCCCAGCAGCAACCCCAACACACACAGGAGCCAACCCCATGA
- a CDS encoding cytochrome P450, with product MTESSRSDRKTPTPSPASGCPFGYGEPLTHEARDVARLPAVTHGEDGLYHVHRFATAREVLKQDGVSQAGFMSESSQRSGPSLTNQPVLFAEGDHHHDMRRQTAKYFTPASVAGYQLMIAALADKLIAGLVRDGEGNLDNLSLVLAVEVAAQVVGLTSSVLPGLEKRVMSFVENGLDSQPGAAQKMGKGKQTLMQSNLAAFFLLDVKPAIAVRRRKRRDDLISHLIDRNYSDVEIVTECLTYATAGMVTTREFISAAAWHLLQHPELRADYVHGTEKERHAILHEILRLEPVVRTLYRRANEDLTLDGQTVPAGSVMALHITDANTDPDVVGDPANALCPMRPLPRGVQAPVLAFGDGHHRCPGAFLAIRESDAFLRRLLIWNDVEIVTAPTVGTNETVKGYEIRDFKIRLGQGRGANAKA from the coding sequence ATGACTGAATCTTCCAGATCTGACCGCAAGACCCCCACACCCTCCCCCGCCTCCGGCTGCCCCTTCGGCTACGGCGAACCGCTGACGCACGAGGCCAGGGACGTGGCCCGCCTGCCCGCCGTGACGCACGGTGAGGACGGTCTGTACCACGTTCACCGCTTCGCCACCGCCCGCGAGGTGCTGAAACAGGACGGTGTGTCGCAGGCCGGGTTCATGTCGGAATCCTCCCAGCGCAGCGGGCCGTCGCTGACCAACCAGCCGGTGCTGTTTGCCGAGGGAGACCACCACCACGACATGCGCCGCCAGACCGCCAAGTACTTCACCCCCGCTTCAGTGGCGGGCTATCAGCTCATGATCGCGGCCCTGGCCGACAAACTGATTGCCGGGCTGGTGCGCGACGGAGAGGGCAATCTGGATAACCTGAGTCTGGTGCTGGCCGTGGAAGTGGCCGCGCAGGTGGTGGGGCTGACCAGCAGCGTGCTGCCGGGCCTGGAAAAACGCGTGATGAGCTTCGTGGAAAACGGCCTGGACAGCCAGCCCGGAGCCGCCCAGAAAATGGGCAAAGGCAAGCAGACCCTGATGCAGAGCAATCTGGCCGCCTTCTTCCTGCTGGACGTGAAACCCGCCATCGCCGTGCGCCGCCGCAAACGCCGTGACGATCTGATCAGCCATCTGATCGACCGCAACTACAGCGACGTGGAAATCGTGACCGAGTGCCTGACCTACGCCACGGCAGGCATGGTCACCACCCGCGAGTTCATCAGCGCCGCCGCGTGGCACCTGCTCCAGCATCCCGAACTGCGTGCCGACTACGTCCACGGCACCGAGAAGGAACGCCACGCCATCCTGCACGAGATTCTGAGGCTGGAGCCGGTGGTCCGCACGCTGTACCGCCGCGCGAACGAGGACCTGACGCTGGACGGCCAGACCGTTCCGGCAGGGAGCGTAATGGCCCTGCACATCACCGACGCCAATACAGACCCGGATGTGGTGGGCGACCCGGCCAATGCCCTGTGCCCCATGCGCCCGCTGCCGCGCGGCGTCCAGGCCCCGGTGCTGGCCTTCGGCGACGGCCACCACCGCTGCCCCGGCGCGTTCCTGGCGATCCGCGAGAGCGACGCCTTCCTGCGCCGCCTATTGATCTGGAACGACGTGGAAATCGTCACCGCGCCCACCGTGGGGACCAACGAGACGGTCAAGGGCTATGAAATCCGGGACTTCAAGATCCGGCTGGGCCAGGGGCGCGGGGCCAACGCGAAAGCCTGA
- a CDS encoding PA2169 family four-helix-bundle protein, giving the protein MMNNEQAIDKLQYLLGTLRDGEKGFAQAADHADAPDLKTLFTERSRQRATLAGEVVTKIQSMGGDADKGGSVGAALHRTWLNVRDAMTGKGDYAVVAEAERGEDVAIQNYQDVLNETELPADLRSFVDGQYAQVKASHDQIRDLKHSMKPD; this is encoded by the coding sequence ATGATGAACAACGAACAGGCCATCGACAAACTGCAATACCTGCTGGGCACCCTGCGCGACGGTGAGAAGGGCTTTGCCCAGGCCGCCGATCACGCCGACGCCCCTGACCTGAAAACCCTGTTCACCGAGCGCAGCCGGCAGCGTGCCACGCTTGCGGGCGAAGTCGTCACAAAGATTCAGAGTATGGGGGGCGACGCCGACAAGGGCGGCAGCGTCGGCGCGGCCCTGCACCGCACCTGGCTCAACGTGCGCGACGCCATGACGGGCAAGGGCGATTACGCCGTGGTGGCCGAGGCCGAGCGCGGTGAGGACGTGGCGATTCAGAACTATCAGGACGTGCTGAACGAAACAGAGCTTCCCGCTGATCTGCGGTCCTTTGTGGACGGCCAGTACGCCCAGGTCAAGGCCAGCCACGATCAGATCCGTGATCTGAAGCACAGCATGAAACCCGACTGA
- a CDS encoding GNAT family N-acetyltransferase produces MTLTELTVTPFDPHTALPEQRLAVGQLNVDVFAFAYPGEPPLNAGKQALGLIQGMPEDRTEHFVVWDGGRAVGWGSLNYDTQQNLHLAHARLIVHPQRRREGLGRALAAALEEVARRETRRTITFVTSDRHAGGEPFARLLGAEAALPTRQSRLELAGVDRDLLAQWLIRPAGEPYRLHTWDGPIPGEFLERMADLMMVMNSAPKGELDMDDWRITPETIRGWEANSAESGERELLIAVEDTRSGELVGYTDVSWTPERASIIHQGSTAVRPVARGQGLGKWLKALMLDYLAQNASEARVIQTNNAEENAAMLGINVALGFKPWVAITEWQLRLK; encoded by the coding sequence GTGACCCTGACCGAACTGACGGTGACGCCTTTCGATCCCCATACGGCCCTGCCTGAACAGCGTCTGGCGGTGGGGCAACTCAATGTGGACGTGTTCGCCTTCGCGTATCCCGGCGAGCCGCCGCTGAACGCCGGGAAACAGGCGCTGGGACTGATTCAGGGGATGCCTGAGGACCGGACCGAACATTTCGTGGTGTGGGATGGTGGACGGGCGGTGGGCTGGGGCAGCCTGAATTACGACACGCAGCAGAATCTTCATCTGGCCCACGCGCGGCTGATCGTCCACCCGCAGCGTCGGCGTGAGGGACTGGGCCGCGCGCTGGCCGCCGCTCTGGAGGAAGTGGCCCGCCGTGAAACGCGCCGCACCATCACCTTCGTGACCTCTGACCGTCACGCGGGCGGAGAACCCTTTGCTCGGCTGCTGGGGGCCGAGGCCGCGCTGCCCACGCGCCAGAGCCGTCTGGAACTGGCGGGGGTGGACCGTGACCTGCTGGCCCAGTGGCTGATCCGGCCAGCCGGAGAGCCGTACCGCCTGCACACCTGGGACGGCCCCATCCCCGGCGAGTTTCTAGAGCGCATGGCCGATCTGATGATGGTCATGAACTCTGCCCCGAAGGGCGAACTGGACATGGACGACTGGCGCATCACCCCCGAAACGATCCGGGGCTGGGAGGCGAATTCGGCGGAAAGTGGTGAGCGCGAACTGCTGATCGCCGTGGAAGACACCCGGAGCGGCGAACTGGTGGGCTACACCGATGTCTCCTGGACACCTGAACGTGCCTCCATCATCCATCAGGGATCAACTGCCGTGCGCCCCGTCGCGCGTGGGCAGGGCCTGGGCAAATGGCTCAAGGCGCTGATGCTGGACTACCTCGCGCAGAATGCTTCCGAAGCCCGCGTGATCCAGACCAACAACGCCGAGGAAAACGCCGCCATGCTGGGCATCAACGTGGCACTGGGCTTTAAACCCTGGGTGGCGATTACCGAATGGCAACTCAGGCTGAAATGA